tacccccccccccacccccaccaccttcTCTCTGTGTTGGGTGACAAtgggtgtctctctccttgGTCCCTGGTCTGGAACCCTCAGCAGCTGAACAGCTCCATTGTGGCTCTCAGCCTCTCCAAGCTCTCTGGACCACTGACGCTCCACGCCGAGAAACAACCCACGGATCAAATTCCCTTTCCCCCCCAactgcccccctccacactgGGCTTTGGTCCTCGGATTACGGAGTCCCCTGGGTCCTCTTGCCTTGCCGACACGGCATGGCCATCAGACCCATCTGACGGTCTAAAGTGCAACCACGTCCATCTCTCAACAACCAGGATCAGATCACTTTCTAAAGGGGAGACAGGGTgtttgggggaggaggaggttatgtgtgtgtgtctgaatgagtgtgtgtgcgtatatgtgtgCACACCTGCGTGCATATGTGTAGGTGTGATTGTGTGCGTGCATTGTGTTCACGTGCTTGTGGGGCCGTGAGGATAGTACAGTTATCTAAGCCAAGGCCAGATGGTGGTGTCTTGGTTTGACCCCTGCACCTTTCCTCCATCAATCACATACGCTGCTATCTCACACCTAGACCAGCCCTGAGCCCAGTCTTTCAACTCTAACAACTGGTTAACCCTTTAAACAAATGTTACTCCCACCCATAATGGTTTAGCCTTGGTGTTCTACTTTTATATGCCAGGTCAGATCAGTAGAGCGTAAACACAAGCTCTGTCAACAGGCTTTTACAGGCTGTGTGGTTAGGAGCAGAGCTAGGGGATATCTCAGTCCTCGAAGATGGTCGCTGTTTGTTTTCAATCAGCTACTGCTTAATGGAGGTTTCGATATCTTGTTATTGACTGGGAGTTACAGAGTAACTTAGTAAAATGTAAAGCAATGGCACCTTTTAATAAATTGTATGAGTTCTTGCCAGATAGTATCAAACTGCAATATGGACAGAGCCAAATATTTACAGTCCAAAGACTGAGTAGCAGAGGACAAGAGATTAAAAAGCGAAAAGTGCACTTGAACATTGAGTGGCCTCGGGGGAAAAGATATGACAGAAAAAGGAGGTAATCAGTCAGTCAAGGACTCTGTGGTTTTGTAAATGTGAGACCAATACTTTAAAGCAAACAAGCATGAATAAAGTCAGACAGCTCACATAGTAAGATGACAGCTCTTTATCAGGGTCGAGCCCGAGATCTACAATGGGGAAAGGAGCTGGAGAGTGAGTCCAGCTTTGAGGAACGGCATTATCTCCCTCAAGGATCTCCAACATCTGCAGCTTCCTCTCCCGATCACTCTCCCAAAACCACAGgatgcccccctccccatcccccaccccagtCCCGGTAAacgggaaggggggcgggggtgggaggggtgttcATCCAATTTTCTGCGCCAGCGCCAGTTTGGAGCGATGGCGAAGTGCAGATACAGTGACCTGGGCCGACCTGCCCGCCTCTTTTATTAGGGCCACATGATTGGAAGCAGCTGTGGCCCCGCCCCCACAGTCTAGTAGCGAGGAGAGGAATGCTgacctggggagaggagagcagactcATCCTATAGGACCAGGGACATAGCTATAAAGTTATTGCTAATTTCAGTTATAACCCACTGATAACTTAAGTTATGAAGCTACTAAACCACAAATATCAGACAAAAAATCTTAGAATTTGTCTAATATGAGTAGTGTATCCATAGTGACATATTTAAGTCTAAATTACCCTGCTGTGAACTTTGTTGCTGTCACCATAATTGTACTATGGTACATACCACACTTAGTATTCTCCGTTGTTCGAGCATGTCAATGAATGAAACCACTGAGGGATTTGTCCATTCTGCTCAGACCATGTGGCCTCACGGACGTCTGACTTTCTCCAGGGGAACCTGCTGACATTTCGGAGTGTGGAGTCTCTAGGTGATGTGGAATGTGGTGCTGTGCTAGAGAACCATGACGAGGGGATGTGAAACACAGGAGGAGTATTGCGCACTAGCATCTGCATTCTCAGGCATGACTGGCATGCTTCACACACTTATCCTTGCCCTTCTCTGGCCCCTGAAATCATATATGAGATGCAGTTCTTACAGCTTGTTGTCTCTACTTCACCaggaattcacctctttaaccACAAGCACACTAACTCCAATCACTATCTGATTCAACTAACTCGCACAAGTGCCCATGTGTCCAATAATGCAATCGAAATGCTAATTAGACTTATTAGTACTTTATTATAATGAAGTAGGATCAATAggtggtgtgtatatgtgtgtgtgtgtttctgtgtagacATTGGAGTGATATGTCTCCTAGATCATGTAACTGCACTAGAAGCAACCCCCAAGGTAAGAAACATGTGTGTCCTGAGTAGCTGTGtttatcaaacacacacatttgctcaGTCTAACTGAAATACGTCTCTACTCTCACCTGCATTTAACATCTGCCTGATAGCACTGggcttttcacacacacacacacacacacacacacacacacacacacacacacacacacacacacacacacacacacacacacacacacacacacatatatgcacacacactcctgggaTTTTGTATACAGGTTTGTGTCCTAATAGTCCCCACCAATGCACATGCTTGTTTCAAGGTCACATTCACACTGTAGTGTGAGGATCATAAACTTACTGAGTGTGACGGAGGGTTGGCCGGTGGCACAAGCCTCTCtttcctattctctctctccctctctctttctccctctctctctttctctctctttctctctccctctcctttgttTTCTGTGAATGAGACCACAGGTTCAACTATTTTATACAAGGACGAAAACTCACTCCTTATCACCTTCAGTGTCTCAAGCAATGATACTGTCTCTGATGAgccagagagatgaggaggggaacaTGAAAATCAGAGAAGCTGCCCATTCAGGTCCAGCTCCAGGTCCGTATCTAGACCGTGGAAAAGCTTGGCACCAAGAAGGAAAATTAAATATAGGGCATCCATTTATTGCACAGATATTATATAGGAACAGGAAAAACAACGTCCAAGCTAAGTACTACTGCATGTGTTATAATACAGTAAAGAAAACCATTTCCACAAGTATTTCTAAAACCAAAGCCATTTCATATTTCAGAGAAGTACTGCACGAACAGAAGTAATGAGTCAGGTTTTCCTAAATAGCCTGTGATCAGTTTAGTGACACAATGGTTTGTTGCTATCACACTATTATCTGAATAACCATTTCTTGACTTTCAATACCTCCAAATGTGAAATGCCTTTAACTATTATAGATGCACGGGTTTACAACCACTTAATAGTATTGCTCCCAACATTTACCTTTCATATTTCCAGGGTCACAAATTGCACAAGATTGACACATGCATCCTTTCAGTTTTCGAATAGACCTTTAGGCCCATACACAATGGCCGACCTATGCTCCAAACCCCTAATTAATGGAGGATTACATTAACCCACGGCGTATAATTATCACCCACAGAATTTAGACTGTAAAAGGATTAACTGGGTCAAATGCGGGCGTAGGTTGAACCAATCACAAAGGACAGCAAAGGCTAAACATTCCTGCGCTGCGGCAGGCTAATCCCTCACCCGCGAGCCAGTCCGCCACCACTCCCTCTTGGTGGATTCTCATGTAAACGGTCGTTTAAATGGAAAACTCGGCTTCAAGAACACAACTGTTTGCTCATTGTCTCGAAATATCCTCAAGAAAATGAACGTATTTAAATTGAATTAATGCGTGTTAGGTACCCCGAGGCGCACTTGGCCTCCCCTCCCGCGGAGCGCCCGCCCCAGCATGGCCATGCAAATAACCTCCGCGCTCTCGTAGGGACTCGGACGTATCAAACATTTGCCCCACtgataaagtaaagtaagcccCCTCACACTGTTAAAACTCAGAGACATTCTTAAATTAACGTAGGATGATGATATTTAATTATCATTTTATTCTAGCAAAAGGAGAGCAGATTTATTCTTGACACTTCTCATGGAATGTAAGGAATTGAAATGAACTCCAGACCACAAtattaatcaaatacaaattacTATTAATCATTTGCCAAGTGATAGCAGGCTTAGACTGAATAAACATGGAAGTTGTGTGCGTATGTTGTGAATTGAATCATTTCGAAATATAATGATATGTAGAGATAACAAGGCCAATCGTCGTGcgtaaaagtaaaaaaaacacaaatagaCAAAGCGAACAATTAGTTTGATGCCAAATTTGGGGAAATACGCATTATTGTCCAGTGAAATGTTAATTTTAAATGtgataaaaatattataattgTAGTTTATTCTCATTCCACGAGACCTTGAATTGATTATAACCATTAAGATCGTAAACTGTTGTCCAGGAGATGGAGCTAAGCCTCTCCAAACTCACAAAACGATATTGACAAAAAGTGAAAAGTCTCATCAGGATGAAACCATTGGCTGTGACAGGCCCGAGGTTCTGCCTCAATGTCTGAACAACATGTGTCATCTATTAAAATGGTATCATGTCGCTTAAGTATTGTGAGTATTAAACTAGGTTAGGTTGCTCAATTAAAACACACGGTCCACTGTACAACTTGTGTTCACGTTTTTTATTCAAGAGTGCCTTAATAAACACTTTCTAAATAGTCTTCGTCTTACCCACAGCTATTAAAAGGAGTGTGAGGGCGCGCGCCCCTTGAATAAATCCCCGAGCCTCTGGCCCCAACCCCAGGCCACTGGGCTGCTGCGCCCCGCTGTCTCCGCTTTGTTTGTTCAGTTTCCAGCTTGATTGTATTTGTTAATTAGTTGCTAACAGCATGGTAATGCGGGTTTGATTGATGGCCATGTCACTAGCATTCACCCCACACTATCTGGAGCTCAGGCAGGGCTCGAGCCAGACTACCCCCGTCCGCCTGGTGATTTGTTGAACTAATGAAGCCCCCCAAAAAACGCTATTGGTCTCGCCATCACTGCAACAGAAATAACTAATGTGTCATTAAGTAATAGGCCTACGATAAAGAACGAAGGCATTCATAACATTATTTTAAAGTCTTTCATCATTCACAACAATAGAGAGCGAGACCCCGAAGTGATTGTGTCTAATAAAAAAGGGTCGTTGGTGTATCATTTATGTAAAACGTTGCTGGCAAGTCATTCAGCGAATAACTGTGGCCAAACATGACGGGATTTGTTTTGGGGTGCTAGCTAAAGTTAAATTCCAAAAAAGGTACAAAGCTTGGCGTCCATTACTTTATCCGTTTTTTTACTCCGTTTTTTGTAATGTCTGCTTTTAATTTAGAGTTTTACTTCTCCGACCCCAGAGACATAATTATAGTACACATTTTTCTTTCCAAAAAACAGAGGGCTTTGCAGACCACTTTGAAAGCAGTCTGGACTTCTTTATCAATTTAAAACAGAGGTTGAAGATTTAATACAATCCAAAAGTGTTAgcttaattaaatacttgctgAAAACATCAAGTGTTCTTATGTTAATTCTAGCTAACTATAGACTCAAATTGACTTCTATGTAGTCCAACATctttaatttaaaataaaagAAAGTCATGCCATATCCATTATTCTTCGGCTACTTTACTCAAAACATAGCCATTAAGAGCAAGATTTATCTTTCTTGTTGTACTTATCAATTACGAGTTTCTATAAACAAAGTCTGAGTGATATGCCTAAATTATCATGATAAAATGTTTCAAAGTTGGCCTAAATCAaattacaaaacaaaaaaacgttcACATTAACAAATGCTGCCTAGGACGCCTTAGCAAAGCTGTGTATGTAGTTGTCTAATGAATGTCCATCAACTAATGCGTTTTCATCATTCATTTTAGTGGGCAGTTACGGAGCGTGCCATTACTCGAAACGGCAGCTCGAAGAAAACCAAAAGACCGCCCCACAACTGCTGGTTTGCTGGCAAGTCCTTGGTGCTTTTCCCCTTGCACCATGGGAAGTGTGGTCTTGCGGCTGCCGTTCTGAACGTATTGGAAGTACAAGTGGAATGATGGAAGAACTACAGTCATCACACCGCTGCATGACGACGTAGTCTGTCAATCACTCGCGTCTCTTGTTTAGTCGCTCAGGGGCTTCCAGTCTGAGCAAGCACCCCTGCCTGATGCGTGCACGGGCTACAGAGGGGGGGTTGCAGTCTGCGAAGGCAAGTGTCACCATGATCAACCTTATATGGGGTGGATCCTTATACTGCGTGGCTGCATGAATCATAACTTCAAGATGAAGACGTGATCACAGCGCATTCGGCATCATTATCAGCATCGGAATATCCATTTCTTTTTGAAGCACACTGTGGACTCGGGCACCGCTGCAGAGGTGCTAGACTGGTAGGCGGGGGTTGGAGCTGAGGACAAAGATATTTTATGTTATTAATAAAGCTGATAATGAAGCGCAGAAAGATTATGGTCGCGGCAGGCTTTTGCCTTTCATTTTTTCTAGGTACTCTTATGAATTTGCTCTATATACCAGGATTTGAGCACCACCAAAACCGAAATAGAGCACATCGGTACTACCACGAAAAACAGCAACGGGTTACGGGCGACTTTCAGCTTCACCTCGGTGAACCAGTCACCGAAACGGCTGCTGAGCCTAACAGTAAATCCGCCACAGGAAGCCTCCACGATCTCCAGCTGCAAATACAAGAAAGGTTCGACGAGGTTGTCCAGTACCGTCGGCGCCAAGCACATGGGCCAGGCACTGGAAACCCAGTCCGCCCGCTGGAGCGTAGAAGATTGATGGATTTAGAGCCAGGGCACAGTTGGGACCCTGTCAAAGTCATTGATAGAATTGATAATCGACAGACTAGTTTTCAAAATCGACTTTCTCCGTCGACATACCTCCACGTGAAATCACGGAAAGATTTTTCAATTTATTCAAGGAGCATTAACGGTACACTGATGCTTGGCTGCAGCAGCATTGACAACGTGACTAATGTGCAGTACCTGGGTTCAGGCTACACAAAGGCTGTGTACAAAGCAGCTCTTAACAGCAGCTTCTCAGTGGCTCTGAAATCTGTTGATTTCGGGGGACATGATATGGAAAATTGCGTAAAGAAATATGGCTCACCCGGAGACTGCTACAAACTTGCCTCCTTCAAAATAGTGAAAGAGATGACGCTGATGGAGAGGTTGCAACATCCCAATATTTTAAAGGTAATCTTCATTCGTTACAAATCGGTGTTAGATTATCTCACATGTCCATAATCATGTAGTGTCTTGTGTCTTCTCTTAGCTAGAAGAAAACATCAgttaacattttatttttttataatatCACTGTAAAGTAATATCCAAAGGTCTAAATTCACTATCAATATTTCTTCAAAAGAAATAACCCAACAACAATTGCCTTATTTTACCAATGAATTTACAAACGTTTGTCCTGCAGTAGTCTAATAAGGAAGTCAAAAGACATCAGTCATTCCTCCTTAATGACCAAATACCTTTGGTGTGAAAATTCACTCCTCTTGTGTTAGAAGTAACACATGTAGTCTAAATAACCCTTCAAACATTTGTGAGTTTTCATAAAGTATATTGAAATCCGTTCAAAACCTGCAGCAGTCGAGTAACCACCGCAAAATATTGGTGTGATTGATGCGTTTGAGGCATGCGTGTGGTACAACTCGTAGAGACTGATTAATAGAATGTGCTTGAGAGAGAGCCATTGCTGAGTTGTTACATTGCCGATTTTAAGCTTATCAGCGGGGTTGCAGATCTGGCGCGTGAGTTGTTGCGCCACCCCAGGCAGTGTTCATCGACCTCGGAGTCTCATTTGTAAGTTCTGCTGTGGCATATCTTTTATCAACTCACTCACGTAAACATAGGCCTAAGCTAAAAACTATACAGCTGTTCTTTCTATACACCTCAGTGTGTAAATGTTTGTAATAATAGGCTGTTCATATGCGTAAAAGGTAGGCTATCCGTAAAAGTATTGTAGATCTATATCGACTAGCCTATTATTAATTTACTTGTTAAATTTGCTGTAGGGCTACACAGGTCATTGGAGCCCAAAGGTTTCCTAAATTGAAAGGTCAGTCTGTGGTTATTAAAAAATGGTTTATCGTCTAGACTATAATCAACTCACAGGGTGCAGACTCAAAAGGGTGTTGTGGGCACTTGAGCCAACTGCTGAACTGGAGGCTTTTTGCAACTAGCGGAATTCGTTTTTTACTGTAATATACTCAGCATGAGCCCTGCTGTGCAGCGCTCTAATTAAAATAGAAAGGCAAAAAGCAAAACCTCTTTAGAGGTGGACAATGGCATTCGCAAATTAGGTATTGTAGCAGTTATCCTGAACTTCCTGTATTGCAATAGTTCTCAGCCAAATTATCATGCATGGTAGAATTATtaaaaacaagcacacacaaaaagcaCACAGATTTACAGCGGTCAAATAAAAGTTCCCAAGAGAATGGTCCTTTTGGCCTTATAGACAACTTTTAACAACAAGATACATAGCTAACTGAACACACATATTTTGCACTGAACACAAGgttaattataattactgtatgTACAATTTTATTTTAGGTATCAGTCTTTTATAATTCACAAACACCCTTGATTAATTTGTCATCCAGCCCCAAAGCCTGAGGTTGGGATCCATATTAAAGAAACCTGTAGCTTAGTATAACAGTGTGGCTATATTTACATTTCATTCAGCTTTAGCACTTATAAAAGCCAAACACACAAGCCTACATTTAATATTTTTAACTGTCACACAATCACAATTTATAAAGGGTACTTCTTCTCTTTTTACTATACATTAAAGCAACTTGTTAAATGGTTAATGGAATATTTTACAATATTCCTCTTACTATATACTGTAGGTAAAGTAAAAAATTGGTAAACAAGTATTGTAACTTTTTGAAACAGACTACAGGTTAAACCTATTTTTTATACACATAACCtaacttttgttgttgtttttgatgGCAGCACATTGAAATGTTTTTTGTGCTTTCATAATTAATGTTTAATTAGGTTTACTCACTGGGTTTCCTACACAGTTGTAGTCAGGAAAGACAGCACATCAACATCTAAACCCGTCTTTTACCGATATCCAGCGTATGTTATAAAAGTACTTTTTAGGTTCACATTTAATATGTGGTAGTGGAAGTAAGACTACAGTCAAGGTTAAAGGTCATACACACATTCCTTATGTCTACTCAGGCTTTTATGTGTTTTATGCTATACACGCAAACACATTCATACACTCgcactctttctcacacacatacgtatgCATAGTTGCTTGCTcaatgcatgcatgcacgcactcataaaacacacatacccatGTACATGCAAATCGTACAGACCAGCATTTGTGGGGGGATGAAAAATACAGTTTGTTTGTATTCTTTTTGTTTTAAGTGAATACTACCAAGTTGATTTATTTGAGAATAACACTGTGGAATACAAAATACATGGATGTTTTACCAGAATAGGCTCATACTGTATCATGCTAACATAAACAGAAATGTTGTACAATCTGACAGGAAAGTATTATTTCTTCTTGAATACGTTATAAATATGAGTTCTATTCCAAGAATAGAAAACTGTAAACCAGCTCCTGGGCAAATTCAATTTTTTTCTTGCACAGGGAACAAATCCACTATTAGAGGTAGCAACAGAACAAGTAAATAGTAAGAATGAGGAAAAGAACGTTTCAAACTGGGCGGAAGTTGAATTGTAGAAAGATCTTGTCCAAGAATAACACAAAAAACGTAATATGCCGAGACAGGTCGAGAATCCTTCAGCACATCCTCAGAGTTGGCCTTGAAAGCAGAGAGCGACCATAACTTCAGTACTGCACCGTATACCTTAGGAACTGTTTTGCAATAGCAAAACAGTATGGTTTGAAAAACTGTTTCATGTAAAAATAACTGCATTAAAATGCTCTCTTAAGATATAAAACCTGAAGTGTAAAAGCCATGTAGTTGATAGTGAATACAACTAAGATAAAAATGCATCACAAGGACATTGAAAGAGTCATTACCATCAAAGTTCCCAGTTTCCCTGAAATGCATCACTAGGGTGGCCCTCGGATCCAGATGACTAAAGTGAAGCTAGGGCTGGACTAGACATGTGTTCTCACACCAGCGGGCGtgtttcactctctctgacCTGCTCCTTGTTAGCCTGAGTGTGAACAAGATGAATTTGAACAGATCAGAGAGGGAGATAACCAGAGGCGCTGTCtgaactgtgagtgtgtgtgtgtgtgtgtggtagggaaaaggtggaaggcaggaaggagaggggggcggtTAAGGGATAAAGGCATATCTTTCacggggctggtgtgtgtgcatttgtgcctTTATGAAATGGCCATGTACATGTACAGAAAtgaatgtgtctgtgagtgtgtttggatTAGGGCGATTAGAGCCAGGAGCTCTGGATTATATTTACATTATCTTGTCATTCTTTCACCCGTTCCCCGCCCCCTCCATCTTCCAATGTGAAAGTTGATCATCCCAGACGCAAAAAAAACCTGGGCTCAGTATAAGgatgaagagaagagggagagagagagagagatagagagagagagacaccggaGAGAGcgcagaggaaggggggtgtATGCCTGTGAAGTCAGCTGGAGACACAGTTGCAATTAAGAGCAGGATTAACACGTTAACCTCTGACTTCCAGGGGAAGGAAGCTAGAGGTGGAAGAGGGATAGCCACACAAATGTGGTCCACGGCCCCCCTGAGCCCCTGGAGCCTTGCCCTGGTTCTGATCACGCTCTGCTCTGGACCCATGGCTCCTGAGGCCTGAGTTTCTGGCTTCCCTCTCTGTACACAGAGCAGAATGGATCCGTGTAGATCCCAGGGACTAGACCTAGAAATTGAGAGGTTCCATCAAGGATTCCTTTAATTCTGTGAGATTTTCTACGTACTCACATTCATGCATCttttaaacatttaaaaatgaccaaatcatgTGATTTTACACAATATATTCAGCTCTTTGAACATTTAATATCTTCAAAAGACAGTTTCTTGTTTTagaaaatataatttaaaagttCTGTTATTATAGGGGATAATTATAGAAGCACCATTTGATGTGGTGAGATACATGGTCCCACACCATTACCAtggggttaacccttgtgtaacCACTTCCCTGTGTTCGAGTTCCAGACCAGACATGTCCAGGTCAGATAGATCTGCCAGCTCGTGTTAACCCTTGGAGAGAACCTTTGATGTGGTTTTGGAGGAAATTAGAAGATCGCTCCAGAGTATTGGAAGGAATTCCTCCGTTTCGTAAGACCTGAAGTTAGCCCCGCTacccctgtctgtttctcttttgTGGGACAACGTTTGTAATATATATTGCAGGAAAAAAAGAGCTCTATGATTATTCTCTCCATTTCCTAGCTATCAAGTGTGAGTGTGCTTAAAGGTCCAGTTCATAGTATGTTGTGCCAAATAAGGATACAAAGGTTATTGTTTATTGTAGTTTGCCCAGTCGTCAAAGGAGTGCTAATAGTCATAGGTCTTAGCAACCCAAACCCTCTGTCGTAATCATGTTGATGTGTATGAATATGAAGTAAGGCAAATTACACATAGGAAAAAGGAATAAACAGAGTGTGTAATCATCAAAACTGTAAACTTTTAAAAGCCCTTCATGCACCCAAACCTTGAGTTTTAAGGATTTCACCCACCCTTTTTTATTGCATCATAAGTCTCAAATCTGATTAATGTACAAGGATCAATTCATATGGAAGGAGAAAATGACATTTGTTCTCTTTGCCAGTGGCACTACTTCCAAGACTCTGATTAAAACAAGGCATAACCAATTCTACCATTAACGTCATACGATATGTACCCTAGCTACACACAAAACAACTTTTGAAACACTTTTGATTAGtggcacacactcatacacattcacacacacaggcaagaaaCTAAATCCTTAAAATACACACTGACCTGGCACAACCTCTGAATAAATTGCCACATATAATAATTTGTAGCTTATTACTCCTCAGCTTACCTGATTTGTGAGGGAAATTAAAACACATTTGGAGCTTACAGTCAATACCCTCCTGTAACAGAGAGCCAGTTAGTATCATGTGGGTGTTAGAGAGCAGGTCTTGTTTGCCAGACACCCCGTAGTCCTCCTGTGACCTGGGGCTTACAGAGGAGCAGCAGTGTGCTCTGGGTCCTGGCAGATGCTGGGGGCTTCATCTCTGGACAAACATGGCTGTCTCTGCCCCTGGTTTGATCCCTGTCCAGGATCCTGGCCTGGTGAAAATGAATGTGGCTGAGGGctaacagccagccagccagaaatCCAGCCAGGTCCTGCTAGGCCCCCTCCCTTATTTAAGATTTAATAACGCCCCAAACAGAAATACTGTATTGAAATCTAAAATGTTTTCAAGTCTTATGTATACTGTAGCTGAGCTACCGCCTTCACTTGACtgggacctgtctgtctgctactgACATGACAACCATAAGCAGAATTCAGCTGTTATTTCTTTCTTCgattaaaaccatacactccAGTATGTCAAATAAAGATATACGGTATGGAGGCTCAGCTTCCTTTGCCT
This DNA window, taken from Osmerus eperlanus chromosome 6, fOsmEpe2.1, whole genome shotgun sequence, encodes the following:
- the pkdcca gene encoding extracellular tyrosine-protein kinase PKDCC isoform X1 — protein: MLLIKLIMKRRKIMVAAGFCLSFFLGTLMNLLYIPGFEHHQNRNRAHRYYHEKQQRVTGDFQLHLGEPVTETAAEPNSKSATGSLHDLQLQIQERFDEVVQYRRRQAHGPGTGNPVRPLERRRLMDLEPGHSWDPVKVIDRIDNRQTSFQNRLSPSTYLHVKSRKDFSIYSRSINGTLMLGCSSIDNVTNVQYLGSGYTKAVYKAALNSSFSVALKSVDFGGHDMENCVKKYGSPGDCYKLASFKIVKEMTLMERLQHPNILKLYGYCYQDSNDIQDTVTAITELGSPLEMIQLLQTSWEERFRICLSLVRLLHYLAHSPLGSVTLLDFRPRQFVLVAGELKVTDLDDASTEEAPCSPFSPSDCVMEFPARNFTLPCNRGRCVGINEKRNLYNAYRFFFTYLLPHSAPPALRPLLDKIVNSTGELVWGMDETLVQLENVLHQYRNGFYLQNNTQAHRAGEYTHTHTHTHTYPLTHTHTHTRTHTC
- the pkdcca gene encoding extracellular tyrosine-protein kinase PKDCC isoform X2, with the protein product MLLIKLIMKRRKIMVAAGFCLSFFLGTLMNLLYIPGFEHHQNRNRAHRYYHEKQQRVTGDFQLHLGEPVTETAAEPNSKSATGSLHDLQLQIQERFDEVVQYRRRQAHGPGTGNPVRPLERRRLMDLEPGHSWDPVKVIDRIDNRQTSFQNRLSPSTYLHVKSRKDFSIYSRSINGTLMLGCSSIDNVTNVQYLGSGYTKAVYKAALNSSFSVALKSVDFGGHDMENCVKKYGSPGDCYKLASFKIVKEMTLMERLQHPNILKLYGYCYQDSNDIQDTVTAITELGSPLEMIQLLQTSWEERFRICLSLVRLLHYLAHSPLGSVTLLDFRPRQFVLVAGELKVTDLDDASTEEAPCSPFSPSDCVMEFPARNFTLPCNRGRCVGINENIPTASQCPARTKTLTGQDSQLYRGAGLGDG